The following DNA comes from Alnus glutinosa chromosome 6, dhAlnGlut1.1, whole genome shotgun sequence.
AAGCTGAATGTCCTTGAAGAACAGGTGCAGTTTTTATTTGCATTCCGACAATATGTTTGATCACACAATTACATGTTCTGAAACCATATTCTGCTTTTGTAGGTTACAGAGTTGAAGAAGAAACAGAATGTTCAATCTCAACTCTCAACTCAAAGACCGAAAGGTGATGAAGCAACAAAAAGGTTACAGTTTGAGATTCAAAGTTTAAAGGCTCAGAAGGTACTAGTCTTGTAGATGAGCATGCTTATGTAAATAATtgcttatttttattgtttcccCTATTAAcaatttcataatattcagGTTCAAATGCAATGTAAGATCAAACTACAGTCCGTGCAGTTTAGGTTATGCAAGACTTCACTGGAAAAAGAAGTTCTTCAGGTATATGCATTGCTAAAGGATTTAACTCCATTATGCCTTTTGTTAAACCAGTATTTTATATCCAGGCACCATGGTTAACTTGAAATTTAAGTATAAGACGTTTGAGGTGGGTTGAGTTCGATTAGTCGTTCTATTTCCATTTGTTAGTCTCAAGTTGATGCCTCAAATTTTGCTTATCTTCCTTCTCATACCGTCCAAGATTTTATGTTTGAGTGTTTTATGTTTACATTGTTCAGGGTCCTCAGATGTTTTTAAGATGCTTTgctatatattcattttttttcttattcgtTTATTTAGTTATAAATATAGCCATACTTAAATTTTGAAGTATACTGTCATGAAAATCTAATAAAGGGTCACTTGATGACTTTACATTCTATGATGCTCCCATCTTTTTCTAGCAGTATTTCTTGATTAGCTTTTTCTTGCTTTCTGATTTTTACTACCAAATTATTTGGGTAAATTAAATTTGTTTCCAAGGTTTTTTGGTATGATCTATCTGATTCTCCTCGATTTGTTCTTATGATGTTTATATATTCATGTTGAAAGCACGTTGGTACACTGAAACAagttaaattttcaatttattatgaGATAgtgtattttaaaatattcacTGAATGTGGTAACATTGGtctattataatataatttgaatatcaaaatttttaaacgATGTCCAGAGTGTTTGTAATTGGcatgtaaaaaaatatgaattttcaCCATTAGAAGTTCCGTTCAAATAGATATATGCAATACAATCATACTTTGTCTCAACTGGAAAAAGTTGCTTGCATGCATTGTTTGATCGTGCTTTGAGTATGTGTCAGCATTACAGGATGTCATAGTATTGTCTAATGCTTCATGCAGTTGATTTGAGACATCGATATTCCCTTGTCTATTTGAAGTATGCATTGGATGTAGTTGACAAAAAGATGTATTACTCAACTTATATATGTAGTGGTAACTTGACGCATTGTAAAAGCCCTTGAATTTGAAGCTTGAACAAACTGTAGAATGGTGTGAGAACCTGtgctcaaacattttttttgttattttttggcaCTATAGAAATTTAAGCTAGTAACTTGGATGGCTTTGTTAATGTTGCTGTTGGTGATTGTTGTCTGTTTTATCTGGGATTTTCATTATGTCTATGTATTTAATTTCATCGGAATCTATGCATCAACAGCtaaggaaggaaggaaggaggAATGAGAATGAGATGCAAAAGCTTTTTGCTTCGAACCAAAGACTAAAGATGGTAAATTCATGTTTTCTTTATGATATTATAAACCTACTACTTAGTGaaaccatttcttttctttttcttttttggtgtatAACTTCTGgacaattatttttcttacattttggTTCTTTTATGTCAGGTTTTACAACGAAAAACAGAAGAAGCTTCCATGGCTACAAAACGGCTAAAAGAGCTTTTAGAATCTCGAAAAGCTTTATCGCATAAATCAGCTGGTTTGGAGATCTACTTTTCATTTCATGTTTGTTTTCCATCATTATAAtacattgacatttttcttctttttggtcaAATCTCATGTAGGCGCAAGAGGTGGGAACATTCCTAGAATTCAGGTATTTAATAACCAAATTGGAAGAACTAGACTCTATTTGTGATTCATGCATGTGGTTTTTTTGACCAGTTATATAattcatgtaatataaatgGCACTTTGGATGTGCTTCTGATTGGATCACATTTATGCATAGATTCCATTCAGGAATGTTTACTTGCAAGTTGCAAGTGAATGTGGTTATATTATTTGGAATTAAGACATTAAGATTTTcatatatagggaaaaaaacCCATGAAATACTTGTGAGCACATTAAGCCTAAACAACTACAAAATCATGGCCATAATGCTAACAATTTTTACCCATCCTTTTCTCTCcaaaatttgtaaatttgtgGCAAGTTGCCTTTTATACTTTAGTTTGATTTGAGAAATTGTAGTTCTCCAAGATTACATGACATTTTTACCCATTAAGCAAGAAGTCTTTCCCACCTTGTAATTAGAATTTCATGACCCACAGACAAAGTGGTGCTTTTCTTTTGGACAGTTCAGACTTGCAAGTTAAGGATGAACTGAATTGTACCTTTATAGCACAGggttctttttatctttttgaattCAATCAGAGAGTTAAGGACCCAAAAGCTATATACTCTGGGTACATGTGCAATTTTTGGCTTTACTGGATATTTGGATTTAATGCATGCCTGGAATTGGTTGATGGGTTTTTTTGGATCTATAGTTTGTTGTAGGGGAATTATTATATTTCTTGTATATGTTACCTCTTTAAAATGGTTGGTGCAGAGTATTGAACATGAACTTGACGTCACAACACGGTTACATGAATTATGTTCTGAATATGAACGTCAAATGGAAGAGTGAGTTCCTGCATCTTTCTCCTTCTGCTAATACTATCATGGTCCTTTCATATGTTCTCATTATGATTCTCTCTCAAAGGTTCAGTCCTTGGTATAAATAgttaaaagaataagaagagaaaatgaaacaGTCTTATTTCCTTGATGATTTTACCATAGGAATACATTGAGTTTAAATAGAAGACTAATATACAAGCTATTATGGAAATATATTCATTGTGGATTACAACAGAAATGATGACAATAAATTAAGATCGTGgataataaaatcatataaaaaatttccaACACTCCCCCTAAAGCTGAGGGCAAAGATGTCTCGCATGCCCAGCTTGCATAAGGCTGAATGGAGAACACTATTGGGCACTTCCTTTGTCAAAATATCTGCAATTTGTTCCCACGTTTTCACGTAAGGTGTACAAATTAAAGTTGGTTGCGATTGCTGACTAGCACATTCTGGAACGTTCTGCTTTGGTGACATAAGTACATATGAGGACTCTGTTATTACACTTAAAAGATCTGTTGAGTATTTCTCTTTACCGCCTATCTACTCTTGAAGAGAAATGTCGGGAGGAGAAAAATAGGGTAGAGATTCAAAAAAGGTTACATCCATAGAGACAAAATGCTTTTGCGTATGGGGGTGATAACACCTATAGCCTTTTTGAGTTGGTGAATACCCCAAGAATATACACTTAAGACTTCTAGGATCCAATTTGCTACGAGAGGAACTAGGGAAATGGACGAagcaaacacaacaaaaaacatGAGGAGGAATGATAAATAACGATGAAGACAAGGATGGTGAGAAAAGATCAATAGGTGTCTTAAAATCCAGGACAAGTGACATAATTCAATTAATGTGATATGCTGCAGTAACCAATGTATCACCCTTGTAGGATTTAGGAACATGCATGGAAATCATTAATGCCCAGGTTACCTGTAGGAGACGCTGATTCTTTTGCTCAACAACCCTTTTTCGTTGTGGGGTATGGGAACAAATTGTTTGATGGATGATACCATGCTAGCTGAGGTATGATTGTAGGTCAGTAAAAATATTCTCCTTCATTATCAGAATGAATAATCTGAATGGAGATTTTGAATTGAGTACACATCATCTTATGAAATGtctgaaaacatgaagaaacGTAACTTTTATCtttcaataaataaacacaAGTAGTGAGAGAACAATCAAcaataaaagtaacaaaaaaaaaaacagtttaaaaatcagaaaaactagaaaaaagcaGACTATTATGTGCTGTTATGAGttgaatatattatttttcagctCTACTACCAAAATCTCTAACTTCAAAGTTCCGtgcatttctctctcttcaaatacaccacattaaaagTAAAGGACCCAACCTCCAAACTTCCAAAATGTTACTACGCCTCTTCTGACCTCCCCAACAATTCTCTCACCCTTTTAGGCACAACTCAAACGACACCAAACAACTTAAAGAGCGAGCTCCATAAATCTCTGGTTCACATTAACATTGGAGAATTTGCTGCTTTGCTTGATTTGGCACTCCACTTGTTTGTTTGACATTTTGATCTGAGGATGAAAGATCCAAGTTGATTAATGCTCCACAAGTGAGGTACTAATGTCTTGAATGAACAGTCAAAATAACAATTGTTCATATGCAGAATAAGAGAAGTCACTGTGAGAGTTAAATTTACATGTGAATTTGAAGTTTGTTCCATACTTTTGAGTTTAATGGTGGGAATGATAATAAACATTCAAGTTGTACTCGGGggaaaaaaattttaagttttggtTGAATGATGTtatatcttcaaaaaaaaaaaagttgttatattcttgttaaaaaaaaaaaaaatcatttatcttCTCCATGTCTCTTTAACTTTTAAGTACAAAAATTCCCTGAATTTTTATGTATTAAGCGGTTAGTTTGCTGAAAAATTAAGCTTctattttttccaatttcaagaTGCATGTTGAATTCTGGAACGTCTGttttattcaattaatgcatTCACCGTATCATGGGATGGTTAGGATGGCTGAGGAGGTTGCCAAGCTCAAGGAAGAAGCAGAAATGCTGAAGCAAGAAAATTATAGGTGAGAAAATCGTTGCTGAATTTTCTTCATGCATGTTTCTGTGTTCTTTTCCGTGGAAACTTTATGTGGCTATTCTATGCTGATAAGAACTCTGTAACCTTTTCTTCCTTGAACTTTTAAGGTGCCCGTTGCAGGAGAAAGAAGTTGACTGCTTAGAGAAGGATCTAGATATAAAAGACCTGAAGGAACAAGTAGTCAGCCTAAGTGGTTTGCTTGCACAACTAAAAATCCAAAAGGCTGAACTTAATCATAGGGACAAATTACAGGTTAGTGCATTTGGCTGTGGTGTGATATTTTTTCTTCATCCCAGAATAGAAAATATTCTAACCGAGCCTGAGTGACACGTATAAAGCTTTGAGGTTTGATAAATTCTCATGGTTCAAATTCAAATGCAATATTAATTTAGttgtttgaaaataaaattatatgtatCGAAATATAATCGTGAGATATTTCAATAAAGATATATGATGTTCAGGATGATTTGAGTCAACCCTCTTTCTCTCTTGGGAGTAGTGACGAGTTATTTGAGGGCCCAGAGACATCTGAATCAGAAAATTTTGGGGAAGCTAAAATTGCAAGGGAGAAAAGTGCAGTTGGGAAGTGCTGCTCCTGCAGTAAGAAGTCTTTGTGCAAGACATCAAAATGTAGATGCAGATCTACTGGTGATAGCTGTGGAAAATCATGCGGCTGCGCACTTACTAAGTGCACCAATAGAGAAGCAGTTCCAGTCAAGTTGAGCAACTCCCCACAATCAGAAACGGCTGAAAGCATTCTGAATTGTCTGGACATTGTTGAGACAGAGAGGACTGGCATAGTTGCTTCTCAAGGTGCAATGCTACTTCAGGGTGCACTAGCTCAGAAGCCTGCTGAGATGAACAACAATCGTAGGACAAGAAAGGAGCCTTTATGTGACATTGGGAATACATTGGTATGATTCTTCTCACAAATGTCTTTTCCTTAAGTCATTCCCATATTAAGGAGAAATATAGCATGCTCTTTCTGACTCTGCTGTCTACTTGACCTTATATTTGCTGGCTGTCTGACTTCTCTGACTTGAAACCTCAAACCCCGAATACATGACCCCCCACCTGCCATACTCGTAAAAACTTTGCATCTCAAGTCACTGCAATCCCCTTTTTGCAACTGACATTAGTAACTTAGTGCTTGCTGGGTTTTTCTTTTAGCACTACAAACTGCATGCCTCTTGTGCTACATTTTGTCTCCTTGCTAACAGGAAATCTGAACCCCTACAGATTGAATCAGATGCTTTAAAACCTCGCCAGACAAAGAAAGGGCGAAAGCCAGTAATTCAGCTTGTTGCCGTAGACCCACCTTCTTCACTGCCAGAAAATATAGAAGGCCCAAAAGAAGCAGATATTCTTGTGAAATTACCAGGGCCTGTGCCACCAGCAGTCCCTCATCTTGATGACTTGGTAGTTAGTAAGGCAACCGGTGTTCCTGCTGCAAGATATCCGGTCCGGCAGGCCAGAGCATTGAATCAAAAAGAGAACCACAGCCTTTGAATCGACAGTTGTTCCTTAATCCCCTCTTAGTAGGAAATACACACCAATGCATAAAGTCTTGGAAGCTTGGAATCTTATAGAGTATGGATCTAACGGGAAGGAGTGGGATTTGTGGATCGTGAGGATTGATGAATCTTTTTGGTAATTGGTTTTTCAGCTTGATCTATAGTGAATTGCCTGATGCTATTGAAATATTCATATTCAACCTTGGTCGCTTGAATGCT
Coding sequences within:
- the LOC133871399 gene encoding kinesin-like protein KIN-4C gives rise to the protein MKKTNRRSKQASPGGASPSAPDNNQKQHYEERVHQLQQENNAFQKENEELRKKLENVSSTPNVGVLKLKEDYLQKLNVLEEQVTELKKKQNVQSQLSTQRPKGDEATKRLQFEIQSLKAQKVQMQCKIKLQSVQFRLCKTSLEKEVLQLRKEGRRNENEMQKLFASNQRLKMVLQRKTEEASMATKRLKELLESRKALSHKSAGARGGNIPRIQSIEHELDVTTRLHELCSEYERQMEEMAEEVAKLKEEAEMLKQENYRCPLQEKEVDCLEKDLDIKDLKEQVVSLSGLLAQLKIQKAELNHRDKLQDDLSQPSFSLGSSDELFEGPETSESENFGEAKIAREKSAVGKCCSCSKKSLCKTSKCRCRSTGDSCGKSCGCALTKCTNREAVPVKLSNSPQSETAESILNCLDIVETERTGIVASQGAMLLQGALAQKPAEMNNNRRTRKEPLCDIGNTLIESDALKPRQTKKGRKPVIQLVAVDPPSSLPENIEGPKEADILVKLPGPVPPAVPHLDDLVVSKATGVPAARYPVRQARALNQKENHSL